A single Melopsittacus undulatus isolate bMelUnd1 chromosome 11, bMelUnd1.mat.Z, whole genome shotgun sequence DNA region contains:
- the MCHR1 gene encoding melanin-concentrating hormone receptor 1 isoform X1, with protein sequence MSVPAPVSAGREWASGAQRSRVAAPARRLQEGSCIPLSARLVGVRGDPPYPIAAADPPGKLVQLSPSLPPGLTAMAPANSSRNFSAPEARNGSAAEKPAPYTNVIMPSLFSIICFLGIVGNLIVIYTIVKKKKLRCKQTVPDIFIFNLSIVDLLFLLGMPFLIHQLLGNGSWYFGAPLCTIITALDTNSQITSTNILTVMTLDRYLATVYPLKSTYVRTPCVAALVICLVWLLSFLTIIPVWMYAGLMPLEDGTVRCALLLPNPETDIYWFTLYQFMLAFAVPLIVICVVYFKILQHMATTVVPLPQRSLQIRTKKVTRMAVAICSAFFICWAPFYILQLVHLGIDTPSMAFFYAYNFAISLGYANSCLNPFLYIALSETFKRQFLVAIRPAKEPCRNSSSINNNSVTEASVCLKLAPESTQQTQFLEDFSPRSVALPVTVAVH encoded by the exons ATGTCAGTACCTGCTCCTGTCTCGGCGGGGCGGGAGTGGGCGAGCGGAGCGCAGCGCAGCCGAGTCGCAGCCCCTGCTCGCCGGCTGCAGGAGGGCTCCTGCATCCCGCTCTCTGCCCGCCTCGTTGGGGTAAGGGGAGACCCCCCCTACCCCATCGCCGCTGCGGATCCACCGGGGAAGCTTGTCCAActttctccatccctgccaCCGGGACTCACTGCCATGGCCCCCGCCAACTCCTCCCGCAACTTCTCGGCTCCGGAGGCTCGGAACGGCTCAG cagcagagaagccaGCACCGTACACCAATGTGATCATGCCTAGTCTGTTCAGCATCATCTGCTTCCTGGGCATTGTGGGGAACCTCATCGTCATCTACACCATTGTCAAGAAGAAGAAACTGAGATGCAAACAGACCGTGCCAGATATTTTCATCTTCAACCTCTCCATTGTGgacctcctcttcctcttggGCATGCCCTTCCTTATCCACCAGCTCCTAGGCAATGGTTCATGGTACTTTGGAGCTCCTCTATGCACCATTATCACTGCTTTGGACACAAACAGCCAGATCACCAGCACCAACATCCTTACGGTGATGACACTGGACCGCTACCTGGCGACTGTTTACCCTCTAAAATCTACCTATGTCCGCACCCCCTGTGTTGCAGCTCTAGTTATCTGCCTGGTGTGGCTCCTCTCCTTCCTGACCATCATTCCCGTGTGGATGTATGCAGGTCTTATGCCTCTGGAGGATGGGACTGTCCGCTGTGCTCTCTTGCTTCCCAACCCAGAGACTGATATCTACTGGTTCACCCTCTACCAATTCATGCTGGCATTTGCTGTGCCATTGATTGTGATCTGTGTGGTCTATTTTAAGATCCTCCAGCACATGGCCACCACTGTGGTCCCATTGCCCCAAAGGAGCCTCCAGATTCGTACAAAAAAAGTCACCCGCATGGCAGTTGCCATCTGCTCGGCCTTTTTTATCTGTTGGGCTCCCTTCTACATCCTCCAGCTGGTTCACCTCGGCATCGACACACCATCCATGGCCTTCTTTTACGCCTACAACTTTGCCATTAGCTTGGGCTATGCCAACAGTTGCCTCAACCCCTTCCTCTACATTGCCCTCAGCGAGACCTTCAAGCGCCAGTTCTTAGTGGCCATCCGCCCTGCCAAAGAGCCATGTCGCAACAGCAGCTCCATCAACAACAACAGTGTAACAGAGGCCAGCGTGTGCCTGAAGCTGGCACCGGAATCCACTCAACAGACCCAGTTTCTGGAGGACTTCTCCCCACGCTCAGTAGCTCTGCCTGTGACTGTGGCTGTTCACTAG
- the MCHR1 gene encoding melanin-concentrating hormone receptor 1 isoform X2 produces MSVPAPVSAGREWASGAQRSRVAAPARRLQEGSCIPLSARLVGVRGDPPYPIAAADPPGKLVQLSPSLPPGLTAMAPANSSRNFSAPEARNGSAEKPAPYTNVIMPSLFSIICFLGIVGNLIVIYTIVKKKKLRCKQTVPDIFIFNLSIVDLLFLLGMPFLIHQLLGNGSWYFGAPLCTIITALDTNSQITSTNILTVMTLDRYLATVYPLKSTYVRTPCVAALVICLVWLLSFLTIIPVWMYAGLMPLEDGTVRCALLLPNPETDIYWFTLYQFMLAFAVPLIVICVVYFKILQHMATTVVPLPQRSLQIRTKKVTRMAVAICSAFFICWAPFYILQLVHLGIDTPSMAFFYAYNFAISLGYANSCLNPFLYIALSETFKRQFLVAIRPAKEPCRNSSSINNNSVTEASVCLKLAPESTQQTQFLEDFSPRSVALPVTVAVH; encoded by the exons ATGTCAGTACCTGCTCCTGTCTCGGCGGGGCGGGAGTGGGCGAGCGGAGCGCAGCGCAGCCGAGTCGCAGCCCCTGCTCGCCGGCTGCAGGAGGGCTCCTGCATCCCGCTCTCTGCCCGCCTCGTTGGGGTAAGGGGAGACCCCCCCTACCCCATCGCCGCTGCGGATCCACCGGGGAAGCTTGTCCAActttctccatccctgccaCCGGGACTCACTGCCATGGCCCCCGCCAACTCCTCCCGCAACTTCTCGGCTCCGGAGGCTCGGAACGGCTCAG cagagaagccaGCACCGTACACCAATGTGATCATGCCTAGTCTGTTCAGCATCATCTGCTTCCTGGGCATTGTGGGGAACCTCATCGTCATCTACACCATTGTCAAGAAGAAGAAACTGAGATGCAAACAGACCGTGCCAGATATTTTCATCTTCAACCTCTCCATTGTGgacctcctcttcctcttggGCATGCCCTTCCTTATCCACCAGCTCCTAGGCAATGGTTCATGGTACTTTGGAGCTCCTCTATGCACCATTATCACTGCTTTGGACACAAACAGCCAGATCACCAGCACCAACATCCTTACGGTGATGACACTGGACCGCTACCTGGCGACTGTTTACCCTCTAAAATCTACCTATGTCCGCACCCCCTGTGTTGCAGCTCTAGTTATCTGCCTGGTGTGGCTCCTCTCCTTCCTGACCATCATTCCCGTGTGGATGTATGCAGGTCTTATGCCTCTGGAGGATGGGACTGTCCGCTGTGCTCTCTTGCTTCCCAACCCAGAGACTGATATCTACTGGTTCACCCTCTACCAATTCATGCTGGCATTTGCTGTGCCATTGATTGTGATCTGTGTGGTCTATTTTAAGATCCTCCAGCACATGGCCACCACTGTGGTCCCATTGCCCCAAAGGAGCCTCCAGATTCGTACAAAAAAAGTCACCCGCATGGCAGTTGCCATCTGCTCGGCCTTTTTTATCTGTTGGGCTCCCTTCTACATCCTCCAGCTGGTTCACCTCGGCATCGACACACCATCCATGGCCTTCTTTTACGCCTACAACTTTGCCATTAGCTTGGGCTATGCCAACAGTTGCCTCAACCCCTTCCTCTACATTGCCCTCAGCGAGACCTTCAAGCGCCAGTTCTTAGTGGCCATCCGCCCTGCCAAAGAGCCATGTCGCAACAGCAGCTCCATCAACAACAACAGTGTAACAGAGGCCAGCGTGTGCCTGAAGCTGGCACCGGAATCCACTCAACAGACCCAGTTTCTGGAGGACTTCTCCCCACGCTCAGTAGCTCTGCCTGTGACTGTGGCTGTTCACTAG